CAGATGTCCGCGAGCGCGTTGAGGTCGTCGATGGCGGCCGTGCTGGTCGTCCCGGCGCACCCGACGATGCAGACGGGGCGGAAACCGTCCGCACGGTCGCTTTTGATGGCCGCTTTTAGGGCCGCAAGATCGATCTGCATGGACTCGTTCACCGGGATCCGGCGCAGCGCATCGTCCCCGAAGCCGAGCAGTTCGACGGCCTTCTGGATCGAGGAGTGGGCTTCCTCCGAGCAGTAGAGGGTCATCTGCTGCGGCGCATTCGTCATTCCCCTGCTCCGCACGTCGAACCCGGCCAGGGCGTTCCGGGCGACGGCCAGGGCGATCAGGTTCGAGGCGGAGCAGCCGCTGGTCAGAAGGCCGGTGGCGGTGGGAGGATACCGAAGGAGGGTCTTGCACCAGTCGACGATCTGAAACTCGACGTAGTTGTTGCTGACGTAGGAAAAGGCTCCGCTGACAGCATCGGTCGAAGCCGCCAGCAGTTCGGCGAACATGCCCATCACCGTCCCGGACCCGGCGACCCAGCCCCAGAACCGCGGGTGGCTGTTGCCGAGCTGGTAGGGGAGGATGCACTCGAGGTACTCCCGGTAGACCTCGTCGGGCGATTCGGGGCCGGGCGGCGGCGGCCCGGCGAAGTGGGCTTTCACCTGCGGCGGCGCATGCTCCCAGACGGGACGGTCGCGCAGCGTCTCGAGATAGTCCATGGCGTCGTCGAGGATCCGGTGCCCGAGAGCCCGCATGGCCTCCCAGTCTTGCGGGTCCAGGGTTTCTTCGGAGCGTGCTTCGGTCGCTTGGTTCATGACGTTCCTCGTTTCACAGTCTTCGGATGAGCATATAATACTGTTCTATGCGGGGGACAGCGGGAGCGACGGAGGAGAACGGGGTTTTTCGTTCTGATCCGACACAGAGGGTATATCATCGATCAGAGACAATTTGAACCTGTTGAACGCAGAATAAGCAGGAAAAATACTTCCTGAAGATATCACGGCCGCCCGACGGGCTAATCCCCGGGGAGAACAGATACCGCGAATATTCCGGGGACGTTAGGGGCCGCAAACAGGTTGACCTTCGAAAAAAACCATACAATACGGAACGTTATATGCACATAAGCAGATTGCCGGAGACGACGAAAGCTCCCCGGCTCTACGAAAAAGGCACGGCAAGTATGTGGGAGGACGACCACATATCCGGGCACCTCCTAAAGATGCATCTCCATCCGGAGATCGATGCCGCAAGCAGGAGAGGAACTGCAATCAGGAAGACCGTGCAATGGATAGAATCGCACCTGCACGGAGGAGAAAGGCGCATTCTCGACCTCGGGTGCGGCCCTGGGCTGTACTGCGAAATGCTGGCAGAAGCCGGCCACTGGGTAACCGGCGTGGATTTTTCAGAGCGATCCATTGCCTATGCGCGGCAGGAGGCCGCACGGAAGGAGCTTGCTATCGAGTATCTCCACCAGAACTATCTCGACCTTGCCTTCGAAGACCGGTTCGATCTCGCGATGATGATCTACTGCGACTTCGACGTGCTGATCCCCGAGGATCGGGACCGGCTCTTGCAGAACATCTACCGGGCTCTCAGACCGGGAGGGCTGTTTATCTTCGATACCCTCAACGCGAAAGCGCCGGAGAGGATGAAGGTTCCCGGCAGATCCTGGGAGACTGCCGAAAGCGGATTCTGGAAAGACGAGCCGTACCTGGCCCTCTCGGAGACGTTCCACTACGACGAGGCGAACGTGATTCTTCAGCAGCACGTCGTCTGCTCGGAAGCGGACGGAGAGGCCGTATACCGGTTCTGGACGCATTACTACGGTCCGGAGACGCTGACGTCCATCCTTGAAGGACAGGGGTTTTCAGAGGTTGCTTTCTACGAAAGCCCGTTCCCGGACGGCGGCGACGGAGCGAGCGAGATGGTCACGTTCGTTGCAGCACGAAGAATGTAATGGCCGGGATCGAAACAGCCCCCCATTTTTCAGGCTGCTGCAGAACAACGGCGGATTCCGGGATGCACGCAGACCGCACGACCTAGCTGAACGTGACGTCCAGCACCATCATCGTTACAAAACCGACGAGCAGGCTCATCGTGGCGAGATCCGTATGCCCGTGCCGCTGCGACTCGGGGATCACCTCTTCCCCGACGACGAAGATCATCGCACCGGCAGCAAATGCGAGGGCGTACGGGAGCAGCGGCTGGACAATAAGGACCAGGGCTGCCCCGAAGACGGCGGCAACCGGTTCCACCACCGCGGAGAGCTGGCCATACCAGAAACTCCCGACCCGGGAGTAGCCCTCCCCGGCGAGCGGAGCCGATACGGCGAACCCTTCCGGGAAGTTCTGCAGCCCGATGCCGACGGTAAGAGCAAGCGCTGCTCCCAGGGTCTCGTAGGGGAGACCTCCGGCGGCTGCGCCGACGGCGCCGAAGGCCACCCCGATCGCAAGCCCCTCCGGAATATTGTGCATCGTGATGGCGATCACGAGGAGCGTCGCCCGGTGCAGGGACGAACGCGGCCCTTCCGCCTCCTGGAGGGGATAGCCCGGGTGGAGGTGCGGGAGGAGGGTATCGAGGCCTCGCAGAAACACCCCGCCGGCGATGAACCCGACCGCTGCCGGAGTACAGGCCGCAAGACCGGTCGAGCCGGAGAGCTCGACCGCGGGCAGCAGGAGCGACCAGAAACTGGCGGCGATCATAACGCCGGCGGCAAACCCCAGCATGCCGTCCAGCCTCCGGCGGTTCATCTCCCGCGAGAGGAAGACGCCCCCGGCACCGAGAGCGGTCATGCTCCAGGTGAAAAGCCCGGCAAGAAGCGCCTGGAGAACCGGATGTAACCCGGCAAAATAGGCGAGCATTGTGGCACTCCGGGGCGGTCGGCCGGAAAAGAAGAGGGAACGCCCGCCCTCCTCTTAGCGAAGGAACTTCGAGACAAAAGGCGACGTCTCTCCTCTCCGCAGGAAA
This sequence is a window from Methanoculleus taiwanensis. Protein-coding genes within it:
- a CDS encoding pyridoxal phosphate-dependent decarboxylase family protein — encoded protein: MNQATEARSEETLDPQDWEAMRALGHRILDDAMDYLETLRDRPVWEHAPPQVKAHFAGPPPPGPESPDEVYREYLECILPYQLGNSHPRFWGWVAGSGTVMGMFAELLAASTDAVSGAFSYVSNNYVEFQIVDWCKTLLRYPPTATGLLTSGCSASNLIALAVARNALAGFDVRSRGMTNAPQQMTLYCSEEAHSSIQKAVELLGFGDDALRRIPVNESMQIDLAALKAAIKSDRADGFRPVCIVGCAGTTSTAAIDDLNALADICAEEGCWFHVDGACGAWTAIAPKYNHLVAGMERADSLAFDLHKWMYLQYPIGCVLVRNADEHRRAFSLTPTYLAHGEGEHGLTGIDVPWLSDYGFELSRGFHALKAWMTIKEHGTERYGRIIEQNIDQAHYLAGLVTAAPELELALPVSLNIVNFRYVRPGMSDAALDRLNKRIETELQEQGTVVVSTVTLRGRNYLHAGIANHRSRRDDFDLLVREVIRIGDGLA
- a CDS encoding class I SAM-dependent methyltransferase, producing the protein MHISRLPETTKAPRLYEKGTASMWEDDHISGHLLKMHLHPEIDAASRRGTAIRKTVQWIESHLHGGERRILDLGCGPGLYCEMLAEAGHWVTGVDFSERSIAYARQEAARKELAIEYLHQNYLDLAFEDRFDLAMMIYCDFDVLIPEDRDRLLQNIYRALRPGGLFIFDTLNAKAPERMKVPGRSWETAESGFWKDEPYLALSETFHYDEANVILQQHVVCSEADGEAVYRFWTHYYGPETLTSILEGQGFSEVAFYESPFPDGGDGASEMVTFVAARRM
- a CDS encoding ZIP family metal transporter, encoding MLAYFAGLHPVLQALLAGLFTWSMTALGAGGVFLSREMNRRRLDGMLGFAAGVMIAASFWSLLLPAVELSGSTGLAACTPAAVGFIAGGVFLRGLDTLLPHLHPGYPLQEAEGPRSSLHRATLLVIAITMHNIPEGLAIGVAFGAVGAAAGGLPYETLGAALALTVGIGLQNFPEGFAVSAPLAGEGYSRVGSFWYGQLSAVVEPVAAVFGAALVLIVQPLLPYALAFAAGAMIFVVGEEVIPESQRHGHTDLATMSLLVGFVTMMVLDVTFS